The genomic region CGCCGACTTCGGCGGTCTCTCCAATCACGACGCCCGCGCCATGATCGATAAAAAATCGACGCCCGAGCGTTGCTCCCGGATGAATATCGATATTCGTCAGAAAACGCGCAAACCATGACAATAGGCGCGCAGGAAACCGCCAGCCGGATCGCCATAATCGAGATGCAAGGCGATGCCATAAGATTGCGTGGACGCCGGGGTAGGTCAAAAGCGTTTCGAGTTCGCCGCGAGCGGCAGGATCTCGCGAACAGACGCAACCGATATCTTCCCTGATCAACTGCAGGAGAGAGAGTGCATCGCTCCGTTGCTCTACCGTGCTGGTGGGAGATTTTGTACAATCAGCCGTCATGGCGAGGTGACGTGCCTCTCTGTATTCGCATCGCTTACTTCGCGCCAGATAGCCGTAAGCTTTTCCAGGGTGACTGCCCCCTTCGTCGCGATGGCGTGCGCACGAACGCGCGCCAGAATCGTCGTGAGCTCGGCCGTGCTTGCACAGAGATCCAGTTTGGCGAGCGACGCCTTTATCGATGCGATCCCGGAGTGCTTTCCGATGACGAAATCATGGTCGCGCCCCAACACCACCGGATCGAGTGCTTGATACGTGTGGCGATCCTTCAAAAGCCCGTCGACGTGAATTCCTGATTCATGTGTGAATACGTGCCCACCAACAATTGCCTTATTCAGAGGGACCGGCCGCTTGGCGGCTTCGGAGACAACATTCGCTACGCGAACGAGTTCCGATGGAATTATTCCTGTTTCACGTCCAGATATCTGCACCAGCGCCATCGCCACTTCTTCAAGAGGCGCATTCCCGGCACGCTCGCCAAGTCCAATCACGGTTACGGACGCATGGCTTGCGCCGGCCTGAATCGCTGCAAGCGTGTTGGCGGTTGCAAGCCCAAGGTCGTCGTGCGCATGGATCTCCAGTTCCAGATCCGTCGCTTCGCGCAAAATCGCGACAAGATTGAAAGTGGTAAATGGGTCCAGCACGCTGAGCGTGTCGGCGAGGCGAAATCGTCTCGCTCCTGCCTCCTTCGCGACGGCAACGACCTCCATAAGGAAATCGACACTGGCCCGCGAGGAATCCTCCCCGCCGACAGAGACGTCCAGCCCCTTCATTCGTGCGTAATCGACAACGGACGTTATTCTATCAAGGACCTCCGCCCGGCCGCCACGCAGCTTGGCTGCGATCTGGACGTCGGAGACCGGCACTGAGAGGTTGATCATTCCGACGCCGCTGGCAACAGCAGCGTCGACGTCATCCAAGCGCATCCGACACCAAGCTATAGCTTTCAACGGAAGGTCCGCGGCGACGATGGCGCGAATGGCAGCGATCTCGTGGACCCCAATGGCCGGCGTGCCAACTTCGATTTCCGGTACGCCAGCACGGGCGAGCGCACGGGCGATCGCCAGCTTCTCGTCGATCCAAAACGCGACGCCAGGAGCTTGCTCTCCGTCGCGCAGCGTTGTGTCATTGAGGATGACACGCGGGAATGCCGTGCTCAGCAGCGACTGAGCCTTTCCCAATCCGTCATTGTTCGATCTTCTCGCCATTCCATCAATTTCGCGCTCGTGGCGCGCCTTTCCCGATCGTCGAGGCTCTCTACACTTGGCATGTTCGGCCTACTTCCGACGCAGTCTCACGACGACATCGACACGTTCGATCTCGAATCCGTCCGGCGGTTGCGGAATCCTGTCGAGCAGATCATCGACTGCGGGAATGTCGAGCAGAGCGTTTTCGCTCTGTATGAAAAAGTGGTGATGGTCGCTCGGATTGGTGTCGAAGAACGATTTGGAGCCGTCGACGCCTATCTGGCGGAGCAATCCCGCTTCGGTGAACTGGTTGAGGGTATTGTAGACAGTGGCAAGTGAGATTGGGATCTTGGCCGCCACGACCTCTTCGTAAAGCGCCTCCGCGGTGATGTGCCGGTCTCCCTTCGAAAATAAGATCCAGCCCAGCACCATTCGAGGGCGCGTAGGTCTTAGTCCCGTTCTCTGCAGGACCGCCTTGTATCTTTTCCAAGGGTGGTCATCGACCCTGGCAGGCGTTTTCGAGTCCAGCACCGGGGCCTCGATCGAAAGTTCTCTGGTAAACATTGGGGGCAGCACCTCATCGACGAGACCTACAAAGAGACGGCGATATGCGCCCCTCATGGCTTGAGAGACCGGCCCCTCATGCGGGGTTTGAGGAGCCGGTCCCTTGCGGGCTGATTAGGCCGTCGCCAGCTCGGCCGCGCTCTTGCCGATCTGGCTCTCGTCAACCTGTTTCATGATGCCGTGCTCCATCAGCATGTCCTCGAGCTCGTCCATCGTGATCGGCGTCGGAATGATCCCCTTGCCCCCGTTCGCGTGGATCTTCTCTGCCAGGCTGCGGTAATGGTTCGCCTGCACTGAATCCGGCGCGTATTCCAGAACCGTCATCCGACGAAGCTCGGCATGCTGCACGATGTTGTCCCGCGGAACGAAGTAGATCAGCTGCGTTCCGAGCTTCTTCGCAAGAGCTTCCGCAAGCTCAAGCTCCTTGTCCGTCTGACGCTCGTTGCATACCAAACCGCCAAGACGAACACCGCCTGAGTTCGCGTACTTCAGAATGCCCTTCGAGATGTTGTTCGCCGCATACATCGCCATCATCTCTCCAGACATGACGATGTAGATCTCCTGAGCTTTGTTCTCACGGATCGGCATCGCAAACCCGCCGCAGACAACGTCGCCAAGAACGTCGTAGGACACGTAATCGATGTCCTCGTAGGCGCCATTCTCTTCCAGGAAGTTGATCGACGTTATGACGCCGCGGCCCGCACAACCAACACCCGGTTCTGGGCCACCCGATTCAACGCAGCGGATGTCCTTGTAGCCGACCTTCATCACGTCTTCGATCTCGAGGTCTTCCACAGAACCCGCATTCGCCGCCAGGCTCAGGATCGTGTCCTGAGCCTTGGCATGCAGGATCAGACGCGTCGAATCCGCTTTCGGATCGCAGCCAACGATCAGGATCCGATGACCCATCTCCGCCAATGCCGCCAGTGTGTTCTGTGACGTCGTCGACTTGCCGATGCCGCCTTTGCCGTAAAACGCGATTTGTCGTAGTGCCGACATGTTGTCTCTCCTTTGAACCGAGTGCCTCTGCGCCACGCCTTCCGCGATCACGCAGTCATGTCCTCTCATACGGGCTCACGGGTGGCGGGAAGGAGCACAGTGCTCGCTCGTCGCGTCGGCCTGCACTCAGCCCTTACTCGCTGATTTTGAGAGAGAGAGCAAGCAGCGTGCCACTCGTCGAGATTTTCATAAGAACCTGTGTTTACTCAGGATTCTCGGAGCCGTGGGCAAACGCAACGTTGATCTGGGTTGCTGCGGATTTGTAGGAAACAAGACAAAAAATTCGGTGGGAGAATCCAACTCTGTCGGGGACCACGGGATTCTCTGCGCCCGCCAAGACTTGCCGCGAATGGAATGAAAATTGCTCATCGCAGTTGCGGGCGGCGTTTATCGCCGCTTGATCGGGTACATCCTGCGCTGCGAGGAACGAAATGCAAATCGGCGTTGAAACGTCAAAGGCCGTGGACCAGCGGCGTGTGTTCGTCATTGATGATGATGAAATCACGCGCGCTGCATTGCAGTTCATGCTGCACGATGAAATCGAAACTCATGAACTCTCAAACCTTGAGGAAGCTTACGATAAGGGCGTCGACTGGCTGAAGCCCCACGTCGTGCTTCTGGGTGTTTCGTTCCTGAGCGAGAGGGGCGTCGGACTTGTCCAAGAGATAATGACAAAGTTTCCGGACGTCCGGGTCCTCATCGTCTGCGAGAAAAAAGACGAAGCGATGGCGATTGAAGGAATGAAGGCCGGAGCACACGGCACACTCGTCAAGCCGCTGACGCTCGAGTCGGTTCGCAAGAAGGTCGATACGGTCCTCGGCCGAGGGGGCGGCGCGCCGATCATTCAGCTCGGAATGCTCAAGTAAGGCGCGCGGACTGTGACGACGGTCATCTTTTATCAAAAGCCCGGTTGCGGAACGAACGCCCGCCAGAAGCGCATGCTCGAAGCCGCGGGGCATGAGGTCGTCGCTAAGGATCTGCTTTCGGAACCCTGGACCACAGAGCGGCTGCGCAGCTTTTTTGGCGATATGCCGGTCACGTCTTGGTTCAATCCCGCGGCGCCGCGCATAAAGTCGGGAGAGATCAAGCCTCAGTCCTTCAATGATGAAGCAGCGCTGATATTGATGCTCGCAGATCCGCTTCTTATTCGGCGGCCGCTGATAGAGGCAGATGGCCAGAAGTGCGCCGGCTTCGACAGAGAGCCCGTCGTATCGCTGCTGGGTAACCACCTGACCGGAGAAGACGTCCAGAGCTGTTCGCGCCATGATCAGGCGACGCAGTGCCCCGACCCACGCACGCCCCAAGACGGTCAGCCGTCATGACAGAAGCTGCCACACGTGCACTGAGCCGCTCAGAGACCGCTGTGGCTTATCACGCACGCACAAAGCACAGCCTTAGACGATATGCTTCCGGTCCGGAGACGCTGGACTGGGATGCGCAGCCCAATCCGTTTCGCGAATTCGAAGGATGTGACCGCGTTGCGCTGGAGCTCATGTCCCAACAACCGAATACCACCTATCGGCAGCTTTATGATCCCACGAGTACGGCCGTTACGCCGCTGACGATTGAATCGGTGGCCTCCCTGCTCGAGCTTTCCATGGCGCTCTCGGCCTGGAAGGAACAGGGGCCAGATCGCTGGGCACTGCGCTGCAATCCATCTAGCGGAAATTTGCACCCGACCGAAGCCTACGTACTTTCACGCGACGTTCCGGGTCTTGATGACGGGCTTTATCATTACGTCTGTCGCGACCATATGCTTGAACGGCGATGCCGCTATGAAAAGACGACGGCGGGAGAAGCTCGTCTTTGGATCGGGTTTTCATCGATCCATTGGCGAGAAGCATGGAAGTATGGCGAGCGTGCATTCCGCTACTGCCAGCTCGATATCGGACACGCGCTTGGGGCGCTTCGCTACGCAGCCGCCGCTCTCGGATGGACGGCGAAACTCGTTGATCTCGGCTCAGATGAACTTGCTAAATTGATGGGCCTTGATCGCAGGAACGACTTCCGCGGCGCCGAATCTGAAGAAGCCGATCTTGTGCTCGCTATAGAACCGCATCGCGGGTCTGGATCGGATGCAGTCCATCAAGCGGTCACAGTGGAATCACCGGCGGCTCAATGGATGGGCCGTGCCAACGTCCTCGATCTCCATCCTCTCTACCGCTGGCCCATCATCGATGACGTGAGTGTTGCCACGCGCGGGCGTGGCGCCGATGAGTCATTATTGGAGACAAAAGCTTACCCTCCAATTGGGGACGCACCAGACGTTCAAGCGGCGACTATTATTCTCAATCGCCGCAGCGCGCAGCGTTTCGACCCAAAATTCAAGATGAGCGCCGGCACCTTCTACCAAATCTTGGATTCGCTACTTTTTCGACCGTCCATGCCCTGGGATGTTTGGGACTTCCTACCGCGCGTCCATCCAATCTTTTTCGTTCACCGCGTCGAAGGTATTGAACCGGGCGTTTACGCTTTACCGCGTCGCGAAGCTGCCATGCCCCTACTGCGGCAGCAGCTTCATTCCGATTTCCGCTGGGACCGGCCTTCCCGTTGTCCCGCTCACCTCCCCTTCTTTCGACTTGCAGCCGCCGACTGCCGGGCCATCGCAAAAACGGTAAGTTGCTATCAAGCGATCGCAAGCGACAGTTGTTTCTCCCTCAGCATGCTCTGCGAGTTTCACTCGATCGTTGAGCTGAACGCGTGGCGCTATCGTCAACTCCACTGGGAAGCCGGCCTGCTTGGACATATTCTTTATCTTGAGGCGGAGGCTCTTGGTATCCGTGGAACTGGGATCGGCTGCTTCTTCGATGATGCCTTGCATGAATTGCTCGGATTGAAGACTGACCAATTCCAGGCTCTCTACCACTTCACGGTCGGACGCCCCATCGCGGACACGCGCATCCTGACTCTACCTCCTTACCCAGCGCGGAAGACAGATAAAGTCGAGCATACAGCATGAAAAATCGTACCCCCTTTCTTTGCATCGATGTGCGAAAAGCGGAGGCCTTGCTCCGCCGTAACGACGTTGTTGTGCTCGACGTGCGCGACATTGAAACCTTCAGGAAAGGTCATATTCAAGGCGCGCAGCACGTTTCAATGAGAAATATATCGAGCGTGATCAATGGAAGCGAAAAAAAAGCACCGGTCGTAATCTACTGCTATCGTGGCTTTGCAAGCCGGGAATACGCTCAGATGTTTTCCGATTTCGGGTTTTTGGAGGTCTACAGTCTCGATGGTGGCTACGAAGCTTGGCGCAACAGCCGCGATACGACGAGCGGCAGGGAAGACAAGTCTCTACAATGGTGGCTCGCGGAGCACGGGTTCCCCGTCGATGACGTCAACAGTATCATTGCCAACAACACAACTCCACTTATGAAAGCCAGTCATCTCGGCGACAGCGAGATCGTTCGCAATCTCATCGCGGCCGGTGCGCGAATAGACGCACAAAATACCGATGGCAATACTGCGCTGTGGCTTGCATGCGTCGGCGGCCACTTGAATATCATTGACATGCTTGCTGACGCCGGCGTTGACATCAATAATCGGAACGACAATGGCGCTACCGCACTGATGTATGCGTCTTCGGCGAGCAAGGCCGACGTTGTTGCGCGATTGCTGGAAAAAGGCGCCGATATCACTGCGGAAACACTGGACGGCTTTACCGCAATTGATATGGCTGCAACAATCGAGTGCCTCGAGCTGCTCCGGAATGCAAGAAAGACACTGGCCGTCCGGGCCTAAGCCAACCAGGTCTACATGAAGCCGAGTTCGAGCTTTGCTTCGTCCGACATTTTTGACTGCTCCCACGGCGGATCGAACACGAGATTGACTTTTACGTTCTGAATTCCTTCGATCTCATTCACGGCATTCCGCACCCAATTCAGCATCTCGCCGGCGACAGGGCATGCGGGCGCAGTAAGGGTCATGTCGATCTCGACAGATCCACTCTCTGTCATCTCGATGCGGTAAATCAGTCCGAGATCATAGACGTTCACCGGAATTTCTGGATCGAAAACGGTGCGTAAAGCTGCAACTATGGTCTCTGTTCCTGGCTGGCGAGCCGAATCCATTATTTGCGCATCGTTGGCGGTCGGTGTGCTCATGGACATAGGCCCCTCGTCGTTGCAATCGTGATGCGGTCGCCATGCCGCTCTGATTGGGATCCTGCAAACGCAATGCCACGCTTCTAGTGGCTTAGTCCAAGGCTTCCGCCAGCGCGGAAATTACCGGCCACCCTACCACTCCAGTGGGATCCATTTCACGCAATTTTGCGAGCATTCTCTTGGCTTCATCGCGATTGTTCTGCTTGAGATTGATGAAAGCGAGAGCCTTGAGTGTGTAGAGAGCAAAGCGCGCGGCGCCCTCAGCCACGTCGCTTTCCGGCCGCCATTGGAGCCAATCATAACTCCATCCTGCTTGACTTGCAGCTTTCTCGAGGCCTTGCTCCGCCGCGACTTGGGCCTCTTCGAGATTTCCCCGATAGGTGTGGATTTTGTAGAGGCAAAAATAGATCGGAAGCACATCCGGAGCGGCTGCGAGCGCTTTGCGAAAAAGTGTATCTGCTCGGGCATAATCCTGCCGATAGGCCGCCACGCCCTGCTGAAGAAGCGCATTGATTGCTGCTGGCAAATCTCCAAAATTTATTGCTTCCGGCTCTACGAGTAGATCGGTCATGTGGACCTCTGCAACGGCGCGCCAAATGCGCAGGACTTCCTATTCCAAGCCGCAAGCAAGAGGCGGGCCGCAGCGACGCACGGTAAAGCCGAAGAAGATCCTGCAGCGCTCGTTTCTTCCGGAACAGAACCTGGCGTCGCGATGTCAGAAACCCGACATCGGACCGAGGCATCGTTCCTCCAATTGAGGGAGGATTCTTTGCGTTATCTCACGCCAGCCCGCCCGTTCGAAGCTTGGCTTCTACTTTGCATAGAAGCGACTATGGAACTTGGAGCGACCCTAATGGCAATGGATGGACGCGAGATCGAGAAGCTCATCAAGCAGGCGTTTCCCGACGCGCATGTTGTCGTCATCGATATGGCAGGAGATGGCGATCATTTTGCTGCTCGCGTTACATCTAGCGCCTTCAAAGGCAAGAACCGGATCCAACAGCACCAGATGGTCTACAGCGCGTTGAAAGGACAAATGGGTGGCGTTTTGCATGCCCTTGCTCTCGAAACATTGATCCCAGAGTGACCTGTCAGAACGGCGCATTTTGCAAACCGCATCCCGTGTGTGGAGAAAGCTTATGATGGATTTAACGACCGGACGCATCAAAGACCTCATCTCGGCAAGTGACGTCGTTCTCTTCATGAAGGGCGTGCCGACGGCTCCCCAATGCGGATTTTCCGCAGCTGTCGTGCAGATCCTATCAAAGCTCGATGTTCCGTTTGCCAGTATCGATGTCCTGTCCGACCCGGAAATCCGCGAAGGTATCAAGGTCTTTTCCAATTGGCCGACCATTCCTCAACTCTACGTCAAGGGTGAATTCGTAGGCGGCTGCGATATCGTGCGCGAGATGTTCCAAGCAGGCGAACTTTCGGCGCTTCTCACCGAGAACGGCATCCTGGCGACCGCGATATGACGACGACCCTTGACGACGACGTGGTGGACGTTCCGCAAGTCTACAAACATCATATCTTCGCGTGCTTTACGCAGCGTCCACCCAATCATCCGCGAGGAAGTTGCGGAGCCGTCGGCGCTCAGCCGCTCTGGGATTACCTTAGCAAAGCGCTCGAAGCCGAGCATCTTAGCGACGTCGGCTTTACCGCCGCTGGCTGCCTGGGATTTTGCCGGACTGGCCCACTCATGGTCGTCTATCCGGAAGGCATCTGGTACCGGCCGAGCACGGCCGAGGATATCGACGAAATCGTTCAATCGCATTTCAAGCAAGGTAAGCGGGTGGACCGTCTCGTAATGGTGCTGAGCAAGAATTAGCCCCTAGGAGATTTTCTTGCATTTACTCTGCGTCCTCTATTTTTCCGGCTAACAAACTCACGCTGGATAGAAGGTGAAGGTCTCATGATCGAGCTGACTGCAAGCGACGGACACAAATTTCTCGCATACCGCGCCAATCCGAGCGAGACACCAAAAGGTGCCGTCGTAATCATCCAGGACCTTTTCGGCGTCAATCCGTGTATTCGCAAGACCGCGGATCGCTTCGCCGCGAACGGATACGTCGCCATTGCTCCCTCCCTGTTTGACAGGGTAAGGCCCGACGTCGCGTTAGGATATGACGATGCAGCATACGCCGAAGGAATGTCTCTCGCCGAGCAAGTCGGAAAAGGCGACGCCATATCCGACATTCAAGCTACCGTTGATGCCGTTAAAGATGCCAGCAAGGTCGCGATCGTCGGTTTCGGTTGGGGCGGCTACTTGGCTTATGTCTCCGGGAACCGAGTGAACGGGCTTGCTTGTTCCATCGGCTATTACAGTGATGCTGTCGTGAAGGAGCTTAGCGCCAAGCGGAAAATTCCGACGCTCCTTCATTTTGCTGAAAGGGATTCGCGCTCTTCTCCCGACGAGGTCACGCTGTTTCGGGCTAGTCGTCCGGACGTCAGCGTATTCACGTATCCGGCGGGGCACGGTTTCGACTGTGATGAGCAAATAGCTTACAGCAAGGGAGCGGCCCAGACAGCGCAGGAACGCACATCGTTCTGGGTGTCGCAATATGTAGAAGGGCAGCCGCCAGTTACTCTCAAAAACGCCGGTGCATATGCCCAAGCGAAATCGGACAAGAAGAAGCAAAAGAAGAAAAAGGATGACGGGGACGACCTTGGTCCGCCCATGGATTGAGTCCGCGCCGTATCGTTGAGCTCGTGCTGGCCTCTCTTCAACGAAAATTATAGATCATGAAAGTGATTAGACACGATTTCGGCAAAGAGAAGCGTCTGATTACGCGGCGCTTTCGGCGCCTACTGCAGCTTGATGCCTTACACGAGGCCAATATCCGTGCAAATCCGCTTCCCTATCTCGAGCGTGCGAGCGAACGAATATACCAGCTGGAGAAGGTGCTATTCGAGGCTATCGAAGCGGCAAAACCCGCTCTTGGCGACACGGTTCCTACCGAGCGGATTGAAGTCGGCAATGGCGAATATCAGCGCCTTTTGTCC from Hyphomicrobium sp. MC1 harbors:
- a CDS encoding ArsC/Spx/MgsR family protein, whose translation is MTTVIFYQKPGCGTNARQKRMLEAAGHEVVAKDLLSEPWTTERLRSFFGDMPVTSWFNPAAPRIKSGEIKPQSFNDEAALILMLADPLLIRRPLIEADGQKCAGFDREPVVSLLGNHLTGEDVQSCSRHDQATQCPDPRTPQDGQPS
- a CDS encoding dienelactone hydrolase family protein produces the protein MIELTASDGHKFLAYRANPSETPKGAVVIIQDLFGVNPCIRKTADRFAANGYVAIAPSLFDRVRPDVALGYDDAAYAEGMSLAEQVGKGDAISDIQATVDAVKDASKVAIVGFGWGGYLAYVSGNRVNGLACSIGYYSDAVVKELSAKRKIPTLLHFAERDSRSSPDEVTLFRASRPDVSVFTYPAGHGFDCDEQIAYSKGAAQTAQERTSFWVSQYVEGQPPVTLKNAGAYAQAKSDKKKQKKKKDDGDDLGPPMD
- the grxD gene encoding Grx4 family monothiol glutaredoxin, which encodes MMDLTTGRIKDLISASDVVLFMKGVPTAPQCGFSAAVVQILSKLDVPFASIDVLSDPEIREGIKVFSNWPTIPQLYVKGEFVGGCDIVREMFQAGELSALLTENGILATAI
- a CDS encoding BolA family protein, coding for MAMDGREIEKLIKQAFPDAHVVVIDMAGDGDHFAARVTSSAFKGKNRIQQHQMVYSALKGQMGGVLHALALETLIPE
- the nifV gene encoding homocitrate synthase, coding for MARRSNNDGLGKAQSLLSTAFPRVILNDTTLRDGEQAPGVAFWIDEKLAIARALARAGVPEIEVGTPAIGVHEIAAIRAIVAADLPLKAIAWCRMRLDDVDAAVASGVGMINLSVPVSDVQIAAKLRGGRAEVLDRITSVVDYARMKGLDVSVGGEDSSRASVDFLMEVVAVAKEAGARRFRLADTLSVLDPFTTFNLVAILREATDLELEIHAHDDLGLATANTLAAIQAGASHASVTVIGLGERAGNAPLEEVAMALVQISGRETGIIPSELVRVANVVSEAAKRPVPLNKAIVGGHVFTHESGIHVDGLLKDRHTYQALDPVVLGRDHDFVIGKHSGIASIKASLAKLDLCASTAELTTILARVRAHAIATKGAVTLEKLTAIWREVSDANTERHVTSP
- the irr gene encoding Fur family transcriptional regulator Irr, whose product is MFTRELSIEAPVLDSKTPARVDDHPWKRYKAVLQRTGLRPTRPRMVLGWILFSKGDRHITAEALYEEVVAAKIPISLATVYNTLNQFTEAGLLRQIGVDGSKSFFDTNPSDHHHFFIQSENALLDIPAVDDLLDRIPQPPDGFEIERVDVVVRLRRK
- a CDS encoding response regulator, yielding MQIGVETSKAVDQRRVFVIDDDEITRAALQFMLHDEIETHELSNLEEAYDKGVDWLKPHVVLLGVSFLSERGVGLVQEIMTKFPDVRVLIVCEKKDEAMAIEGMKAGAHGTLVKPLTLESVRKKVDTVLGRGGGAPIIQLGMLK
- a CDS encoding SagB/ThcOx family dehydrogenase encodes the protein MTEAATRALSRSETAVAYHARTKHSLRRYASGPETLDWDAQPNPFREFEGCDRVALELMSQQPNTTYRQLYDPTSTAVTPLTIESVASLLELSMALSAWKEQGPDRWALRCNPSSGNLHPTEAYVLSRDVPGLDDGLYHYVCRDHMLERRCRYEKTTAGEARLWIGFSSIHWREAWKYGERAFRYCQLDIGHALGALRYAAAALGWTAKLVDLGSDELAKLMGLDRRNDFRGAESEEADLVLAIEPHRGSGSDAVHQAVTVESPAAQWMGRANVLDLHPLYRWPIIDDVSVATRGRGADESLLETKAYPPIGDAPDVQAATIILNRRSAQRFDPKFKMSAGTFYQILDSLLFRPSMPWDVWDFLPRVHPIFFVHRVEGIEPGVYALPRREAAMPLLRQQLHSDFRWDRPSRCPAHLPFFRLAAADCRAIAKTVSCYQAIASDSCFSLSMLCEFHSIVELNAWRYRQLHWEAGLLGHILYLEAEALGIRGTGIGCFFDDALHELLGLKTDQFQALYHFTVGRPIADTRILTLPPYPARKTDKVEHTA
- a CDS encoding SUF system Fe-S cluster assembly protein: MSTPTANDAQIMDSARQPGTETIVAALRTVFDPEIPVNVYDLGLIYRIEMTESGSVEIDMTLTAPACPVAGEMLNWVRNAVNEIEGIQNVKVNLVFDPPWEQSKMSDEAKLELGFM
- a CDS encoding ankyrin repeat domain-containing protein, with the translated sequence MKNRTPFLCIDVRKAEALLRRNDVVVLDVRDIETFRKGHIQGAQHVSMRNISSVINGSEKKAPVVIYCYRGFASREYAQMFSDFGFLEVYSLDGGYEAWRNSRDTTSGREDKSLQWWLAEHGFPVDDVNSIIANNTTPLMKASHLGDSEIVRNLIAAGARIDAQNTDGNTALWLACVGGHLNIIDMLADAGVDINNRNDNGATALMYASSASKADVVARLLEKGADITAETLDGFTAIDMAATIECLELLRNARKTLAVRA
- a CDS encoding ferredoxin, producing the protein MTTTLDDDVVDVPQVYKHHIFACFTQRPPNHPRGSCGAVGAQPLWDYLSKALEAEHLSDVGFTAAGCLGFCRTGPLMVVYPEGIWYRPSTAEDIDEIVQSHFKQGKRVDRLVMVLSKN
- the nifH gene encoding nitrogenase iron protein, giving the protein MSALRQIAFYGKGGIGKSTTSQNTLAALAEMGHRILIVGCDPKADSTRLILHAKAQDTILSLAANAGSVEDLEIEDVMKVGYKDIRCVESGGPEPGVGCAGRGVITSINFLEENGAYEDIDYVSYDVLGDVVCGGFAMPIRENKAQEIYIVMSGEMMAMYAANNISKGILKYANSGGVRLGGLVCNERQTDKELELAEALAKKLGTQLIYFVPRDNIVQHAELRRMTVLEYAPDSVQANHYRSLAEKIHANGGKGIIPTPITMDELEDMLMEHGIMKQVDESQIGKSAAELATA